The Meiothermus sp. genome segment ATAGGGTATCCATGGCCATGCTGCCCACGAAACGGGCCTTGTGCATGCCAAGCTGCTGGGCGCGCTGTTCGCTCAGCTTGTCGCGCACGTATACGGCCTGCACGAAGCGGTGCATCCAGCGCTCGTAGAACAGGTAGTCCTCGGCGGCAAACTGGTTGGGCTGTTTGAGCCGCTCCCAGATGCTACGGCCCCCCCAGTAGTAGTGAGAGATTTGTGGCTGAAGGTGAAACAGCGGCAGCCGCCCCCAGTCCGAGGCCAGCACGCCGATGGCCAGGGTATAGGCGTCGCCCACCGCGGCCACCGCCTGCACCTCGCCCCGGGCAAGCTGGGCGGCCCGGATCTGCCGGACGATTTCCAGATGAAAACCGGCCTTCAGGTCGGCAATCAGGTTCTCCAGGCTATTGAAGGGGAAGCCCCCCGAGGGCATCTGGGTGCGGGGGCCCAGGATGCGTTCGACCTTGCCTTCGTACCGCTTGCCAGCCCCCACCAGGGGCAGGGCCGCCAGCGAGAGGCCCTCCAGGTATGCGCAGAGAGAAGCGCCGATCAGGTCTTCGGCGTTGCCGCCAGAGATGATGAGCACATCGGTCATGCCGATTCAACCTTGCGCGCAGGCAGGCTGCTCGAGGCCCCAGTACCGGGCATTTTCTGCTGTGGGGTGGACGCTGGCCCGGTCTTGGGTAACTGCTCGAGGGTCACCTGCAAGGCCAGCCGGATGGCCTGGGCCTGGGTTTGGAGTGGCACAAATGCCTGGGGCTTGTGCAGGGCCAGGGTTTCGTCGGGGGGCAGGTGGATGAACCCGGCAGGCGCCTCCAGCGGCAGCGTGGCCAGGGCCAGGTACATCACCTGGTTGCACAGATACAGCCCCGCGCTGTTGCTGACCACGCCAGGAATGCCCGCCTCGGCCCAGCGGGCCTGGATGGCCCGGATGGGGAGTCGGGTGTGCAGGGCCAGGGGGCCCCCCGGCAGAATGGGGGTGTCTTGCAGGTGGTGCCCGCCATTGTCGGCGATTTCAAAGTCGAGCAGGTTTACCGCCAGGCGCTCGAGCGACAGGAGTGCCCGGCCTGCGGCCAGCCCCAGGTGGAGCGCAGCGGCAGGCTGGTGGCGACGGTAGAGCTCCTGCAGGGCCTCGGGCGCCCGGAGGGTGTCTACCGGCAGCGTGGCGCGCACCAACTCGGCCTGGCCCAGCCGGTTGGGCAGGTGCTCGAGCAAAGCGCTGCTGGGGTTGTGCGGTAACCCGGCAAAAGGCTCAAAACCGGTAACCAGAATCTTCACGCTGTTAGTGTAACAAGTCCTGCTTTGCAACCCAGGCGCCGGGGTAGACTGCGGTGCTCCTCCAGGGCTCCCCTGGTGGAACTTTTTGCCTTGCAAAAACAACCCACTTTTATGAACACAACCGCACAATCCATCCACAACCACTACCTGCCTGGCCTGCCCCAGGTGGCCCGTGCGCTGCTTTTTGCCCAGGGCGAAGGCCCCCGGGTGTTGCTCTGCCCCCTCGAGCGCCTGAGTCTGTATGCCGACCTGGGGTCGCTGGGGATCTCGGCTTACGTGAACCCCGGCCTGGAGGCCGTTGGCGAGGCGCAGGTGGTGGTGATGAGCTACGAGGAGGCCCTGGCCCCATTCCCCGAACGACCCGAAGACTGGCGGCTGGTGCTCGAGGTGGGCCGCAGCTACCTGCGCGAAGACCTGCTCGAGCGCCTCTATCGCATGGGCTACCTGGGCGAACCCGACGAAGATGAAAAAGCCGGTTTCCGGGTGCGCGGGGAGATTGTAGAGATTGGCGAGGTTCGCCTGGAGTTCTTTGGCGATGAACTCGATGGCCTCAAGGTGGCGGGGGAAGCCCGGCAGCGCTACGTTCTGACGGCCCGCGTAGGCAAGGCCGAGACCTGGGACGCCCACAAAATCCTGCACTTCCCCGGCACGGTCTACCTCGATACCCCAGCCCTGGCCCCCGAGGCGCTCTGGCCCCTAATAGCAGGGCGGGATCGGGTGGCCTTTGGCCTGGGGGGGCCAGAACTGCCCTCCCAGCACCTGCCCTACAGGCCCCTCCCTCCCTACCGGGCCCGCCTCTCGCAGTTTGTGGATGATGTGCACACCTGGATGGGGGCGGGTTTTTCGGTGGTCTTTTTCTATCGGCACCCCAAGAGCCGCAGCTACCTGCTACACAAACTACAGGGGTCAGGGGAGAGGGGTCAGGGTTCCGGCGAGCGGTCCTATGCCCTGGCGCCCGACACCCTTCGTTCTACCCCGATCCTGTCACCCAAACCGGGAACCCTGAATCTGGTGCCCGCCCCCTTCGAAGGGGCCTTCCTGGACCCCGAGCGGCGCACGGTGTATCTGAGCGAAGCCCATCTGTACGCCTTTGGGGGGGCAGAAGTACTGCGGAACCGGCGGGTGGTAGCGGGCGAGGCCGACCCTGGGGCGCTCTCGGTAGGCGACTACCTGATTCACCCCGAGCACGGCATCGGGCAGTACCTGGGCCTGGAAACCCGCGAGGTGCTGGGAGCCAAGCGCGACTACCTGGTCTTGCAGTATGCGGGCGAGGGGAAGATGTACCTTCCGGTAGAGCAGCTACCCCTCCTCAAGCGCCACCCCGGCACCACCGATGACCCCCCGGCCCTCTCCTCGCTGGGCAAGGGGGAGTGGAAGCGCACCCGGGAAAAGGCCCAGCGCGACGCCGAGGAGCTGGCCCAGCGGATGCTGGTACTGCACGCCAAGCGTGAGGCCACGCCGGGCCGGGCTTTTGGCCCGCTGCCCGAGTGGGATTCCCTGGTGGAGCAGAACTTTCCCTTCGAGCTGACCCCGGACCAGCACAAGGCCCTGGAAGAAACCCTGCGCGACCTCGAGGCCCCCCGGCCCATGGAGCGCCTGATCTCGGGCGATGTGGGCTTCGGCAAGACCGAGGTGGCCCTGCGGGCGGCCCACCGGGTGGTGGGACATGGCGCTCAGGTAGCGGTGCTGGTGCCTACCACGCTCCTGGCCGAGCAGCACAAAGAAACCTTTCAAAAACGCCTGGCGGGCCTGCCGGTACGGGTGGCAGCCCTCTCGCGTTTTGTTTCCGAGCGCGAGGAGCGGGAAATCCTGAAAGGCCTGGCGCAGGGTACCGTGGATATCGTGATCGGCACCCACCGCCTCTTGTCCCCCGACGTGCGCTTCAAAGACCTGGGCCTTCTGGTGGTGGACGAGGAGCACCGCTTTGGGGTGGCCCAGAAGGAGCGCATCCGCGAACTCAAGGAGGCCGTGGACACCCTGTTTTTGTCGGCCACGCCCATCCCCCGCACGCTCTACAGCGCCCTGGTGGGCCTGCGCGACCTGAGTAGCATCCAGACTGCCCCGCCGGGCCGCAAGCCCATCCAGACAGTGCTGGCCCCCTACGACCCCGCGCTGGTGCGACAGGGGATTATGGACGAGCTCGAGCGCGGCGGCAAAGCTTTCTACGTACACGACCGGGTGGCTACCATACTGGCGCGGCGCCAGTACCTCGAAGCCCTCGTTCCCGAGGCCCGCTTTGGGGTGGTGCACGGCCAGATGCACGAGGCCGAGGTAGAGGAGACCATGCTGGCCTTTGCCGAGGGGGCTTTCGACGTGCTGTTGGCTACCACCATCATCGAAAGCGGCCTGGACATCCCCGAGGCCAACACCATCCTGGTCGAGCGGGCCGACAAGCTGGGCCTGGCGGCCCTCTACCAGCTCCGCGGGCGGGTGGGCAGGCGGCAGGAAGAGGCCTATGCCTACCTGTTTCACCCCCTGCGCCTGACCGAGGGCGCCGAGCGCCGCCTGGCCGCCATCGCCGACCTTTCCGACCTGGGTTCGGGGCACCTTTTAGCCGAGAAGGACATGGAAATTCGTGGGGTGGGCAATCTGTTGGGGCCCGAGCAGCACGGGCATATCCGCGCGGTGAGCCTGGAAATCTACACCGAGCTTTTGTCGGAGGCCATCCGCAAGCTCAAGGGGGAGAAGGTGGAGCCGGAGCGTCACGTCACCCTCGACCTCCAGCTTTCGGCCCGCCTCACCCCCGAGTACATCCCCAGCCCCGAAGCCCGCAGCCGCTACTATGGCCGCCTGGCCGAAACCCGCAACCTGGCCCAGCTTTCCCGCATTGCCAGGGAAATCAAGGAACGCTACGGCCCCGCACCCGAGGAGGTGGAAAACTTCCTGGCCCTCAGCAAACTCCGGCTGGTAGCACAGTCCAAGGGGGTGGTCTCCATCACCGAGGACATGCTTCACCTGCAGATTGCCTTCGAGACCGTCCGCCTCGACTACGACGCCAAAGCCCTGCGGGCCTTACCCTTCCGGGTCGAACCCACCCAGTACCCGCCGGGGTTTCGTATTCCCAAAAAAGGTTTAGACCCTAAGCGGTTTGTAGAGGCCCTCAGCGAGGTGCTTTATCTGGTGGACTGATCAAGTACTTATGCTACCCTGATCACGTGGAAACCCAGTTGATCGAAAGCATTGAAGGGGTATTTGCTGGGTATCCGCAGGTGCAAGCCGCTTTCTTGTTCGGCTCCCGCGCCTTTGGGGAGGCTCGCCCGGATAGCGATTGGGACCTGGCGGTGTACCTCGAGCCCCCAGAACTCGATCCCACGCTGGAGATCCTGACCGACTTGGTGAAAGCCGGTTTTGAGCGCACCGACTTGGTGGTTTTGAACCAGGCCCCACCCGTGCTGGCCTTCGAGGTAGTGCGGGCCAACAAGGTGATTTACCGGCGGGAGGGGTTTTGCGTGGGCAGCTATGTTTCGCGGGTGGTGCGGGAATACTGGGACTTAGAGCCCCTCTTGCGCATCCAGCGGGAAGCTATGAAAAGGCGGTGGCTGGGCTGAGGTATCCGCGGGTCTTAGGGGGGATTTATTTAGCCTCCAAAGCTTCCCACAGCCGCAAGATGATACCGTGAAGAATGGCTACCCCAGCTCGAGCCACTCCTATTCTCTTACCTCGAGCCCATAAAAGTTTTTGCCCCTCGAGTTCGCGCACTGCCGGCTCGAGCTTTTCCCAGACCTCCAAACTCGTCTGCCGCTCGAGCTCTCCTACTTCCACCCCCTCGGCCAGCCGCAGGCCCAACATCAGGGCTTCTTTGACGTGCTCGAGGGGGCTTATTTCTTCCACCGAGGGCCCTTCCCCTGCCAGCCAGCGCGGAAGCGGTGGGTTGGTGGCACGGATGGCATATAGGGCTTTTCCCGCTAGATCAGGCAGGTGCGCCGCCGCGCCAGGCCCCAGCGCCCCCCAGAAGCCCAGTTGCCAGTAGAGCTTGTTGTGCCTGCTTTCCTGGTGGGGTAGGGCAAAGTTGGAAACCTCGTACCGCACAAACCCGGCTTCGCCCAGAATCTCCTCGGCCTGTTCGAATGCGCGGGCCTCCTGCTCCTCGTCGGTTTGCAGGTTGGCCAGCGCAAAGGGCGTGCCGGGCTCTATTTGCAGCGTGTAGGCCGAAATATGCCCCACGCCCAGGGCGCGGGCTTCGCGCAGGTCGGCCGCGAAGTCCTGGCCGGGCAGGCCCAGAATCAGGTCCAGCGAGGTGCGGAAACCGGCTTCCAGGCTCATCTCCACCGCCTTCAGGGCGCCTTTGCGTCCGTGGGCGCGGCCCAGGGTGCGCAAAACTTCGTCCTGGAAGCTCTGTACCCCCAGCGAGAGCCGGTTCACCCCCAGGCCCCGCAGCAGTTGCAGCCGCTCGGGGTTTAGCGTACCGGGGTTGGCCTCCATGGTGACCTCGGCTTCGCGGATGTCCCAGGGCAGGGCAGCAAATAGGGCTTGTAGCTCGGCGCTGCGTAGGAAGCTGGGGGTGCCGCCGCCAAAGTAAAGGGTTTTCAGGGGCTCCGGGTACTGCGCATAGAGGGCTTTGGCTTCCTCGGCGAGGCGCTCGAGGAAGGCCGCTACCACCCCCCCGTGCCGCCTGACCACGTGAAAATCGCAGTAGGGGCAAAGGGTGGGGCAGAAGGGAACGTGAACGTACAGGCCCTGCATCATCCGCCGCTTCGCAAAGCCTGCCCAAAGAAGCTCCGGGCCCGGCGCATCAGGGTGTTGTAGTCGTTGCCCCTGAAAGTGTGGCCCGCCCCGGGGTAGGTAAAACACTGGTGAGAAACGTTGTTTTTCCGCAGCGCTGCGCAAATTTCTTCGGCCCAGGCGTAGGGGGTCTGGGTATCGGCGGTACCGTGGTGCACCTGCACCGGGGCCCGGATACGGGCGTAAAAGTTGATGGGGGAGATTTGCGCCAGGGTCTCGGGCGGCGTATTGAGTTCGTTGCAGCCACGCTGACGGTTGGTGAAGACAAAGCAAATTTGCCGCGCATTCTTCAGGTCGTCGCCGTGCATGGTGCCGTAGAGCAAAACTGCCCGAATTTGCGGGTCGAGTACCGCTACCCGCTGGGCAATCCCGCCGCCCATGCTGTGCCCCATCAGCCCCACGCTGGGCAGGGCTTTTTCCAGGGCGCCCCGCCCGGCCTGGGCCCGCACAATGGCGGCCAGGTCGAGTATTTCCCGTGCATACAGCACCCTCGAGGCCCCTTGCTCGGGGCTCCCCTGCGACAGCCCATGCCCGCGCAGGTTGGGGTGAAGGGTGACGAAGCCGGCCCGGGCCAGCCCGTCGGCGTAGCGGGTGGTGTAGGCCAGGGTGCGGTAGGTGGCAGGGTTCACATACCCGTGAATCACAATCACCACCGGAAAGCGCCCCGCCGTGTTGGGCACGTTCATGAAGCCGTACATGGTCAGGCCGTCGGAGGGGTAACGCACCAGATAGCGGGTGAAGCTGGGGTTGCGCTCCAACACCCGCTCGGCCACCAGGGCCCCGCCGCCGTAGCGAAGGCGGCTGAGTTCGGCAATGGTGACCGCATTCTGGCCCAAGGCCAACGGGGCCACCCACAACAAGCCAAGAGCGAATAGGGCGTGTAGCTGGCGCATGGGTCAAAGATACGGTACCGGGACGCGCCCTAGGTTGCCGGAGGGCACATTGACCACCGGAGCCCGCGTGTCTTTGGCGTAATTCATCACAGGGGTCGGTAACGTGTGCATGTTACACTTAGCCTACTATGGTTGAGCCTGCCATCGCACTCTTTGGGGGCGCTTACGAGAAGGCTTTGCACGTCCTCGAGGAGTTGTTGCGCGAGAGCGGGGCGCGCTACGTGCTGTTGCTAGACCGTAAAGGGTTTGTGCTGGCCCACAAAGAAGCCCTCTGGGCGCCCAGGCCCCCAGCGCTGGACTCGCTGGCTACCCTCATCGCCGGAAACGCCGCAGCTACGCAGGCCCTGGCCAAAATGCTGGGCGAGCCCCGCTTCAACGAGCTACTGCACCAGGGGGCCACGCACGGGCTGTACGCCGAGGAGGTGGGCGAACTGGCCTTGCTGGTGGTCATCTTCGATAACTCGGCCCCGGTGGGCCGGGTCAAGCTTTTTGGCAAGCGGGCCGTGCAGGCCCTCGAGGTCATCACCAGGGACGCAGTGGTGCAACCTGGAACCCTCGGGATTGATCATGAGTATCGGGACGGGGCCAGTGCCCTCCTGGACGAACTATTTGGGAACTGATATGAGCACGATTAACTTTGCCGCCAGAGAAATCAACTTCAAAATTGTCTACTACGGCCCCGGAATGTCCGGTAAGACCACCAACCTTAAGTGGGTCTTCCAGCAGGTGCCGCAAAACCGCAAAGGGGAGATGGTCTCGCTGGCTACCGAGGACGAGCGCACCCTCTTCTTCGACTTTTTGCCGGTAGATCTGGGCGAGGTTAAGGGCTTCAAGACCCGCTTCCACCTCTATACCGTGCCGGGGCAGGTCTTTTACAACGCCAGCCGAAAGCTGATCTTGCGGGGGGTGGATGGCCTTGTGTTTGTGGCCGACTCGGCCCCCAACCGCCTCAGGGCCAATGCCGAATCCATGCGCAACCTGCGTGAGAACCTGGCCGAGTATGGTATCAAGGCCGAGGACATTCCCATCGTGCTCCAGGCCAACAAGCGCGACACCCCCGATGCCCTGCCGGTGGAGATGATTCAGGCCGTGATTGACCCCGAGATGCGCCTGCCCATCTTCGAGGCGGTAGCCACCACGGGAATGGGGGTCTTCGAGACCCTCAAGGCTGTAAGCCGCCAGGTGCTCTCCCGAGTGGCGGCGGCCAGTTGAGCGTTTTGATAAATCTCCCAAGTCCTATCTCGGTGGTAGCTTGGCAGTGTTGGTGCGTAAACGCCCGCAAACCTTAGCGAACGCTTTAGGCAGCCAGTGTTGCAAAAAATGCTTGTAGGCAGGCGACCTGGCCGGGTATTAGGCCCCCACCTAGCCTCCCCCGTTGGGGGAGGAAGTAGAGGTTTTACTTTATGCACCGGCCCTGGGTAGCTTGGCTTTTTATACCAGATTCGGTTAGTTCGTCACTCTTCAGTGACGAACTAACCCGACTGAAAGGAGTGCTCTAGGATTTAAAAAGATAGCCTCTGGACTTTTTGATTTGAATGACTATCTTTTTGAATCCGGTATTGGGTGTGGGTGTGTGTTTCGTGCATGGATTTCGAAGTCTGTGCCTGGTCATTCTCAGCGAAGCGAAGAATCGGGTGCGCTACTAGCCACACAATCGCTCTACAGGCGCGGGTTTGGATTTCTCGTTGGCTGGGCCTCCTCGGAAGGACGCAGTGACCGGTATGCAGCAACTTTGAAGGTTTCGGGACTTGCGGCTCGAGACCCAAGACCTGCCACTGCGCCTATCGGTCTCGGCCTGCCGACCTGGGATTGGTATGCTATGGAGGCATGAAAACCACCCCACTTCATCCAGCGCACCTGGCTTTGGGAGCCAAGATGCTGCCTTTTGCCGGCTATGAGATGCCCATTCAGTACACCTCCATTACCTCCGAGCACCTGGCCGTGCGGGGGCTCGCGGGCATGTTCGACGTGAGCCACATGGGGGAGTTCTGGATACGGGGGCCGGGGGCGCTTTCGTTCTTGCAATATGCAACCCTGAACGACGTCTCCAAGCTCAAGGTGGGGCGGGCCCAGTACTCCATGCTGCCCAACGCGCAGGGGGGGCTGGTAGACGATATTTACATCTATCGAACGGGCGAGAGTGAATATTTGATGGTGGTGAACGCGGCCAACATCGAGAAAGACTGGGCTCACCTCAACAGCCTGAAGGCAGGTTTTGAAGTAGAGCTCGAGAACGCCTCCGACTTCTTTGCCCTTATTGCCGTACAGGGCCCCCAGGCGGTAGCCGTGCTGCAAAAGCTCTCGGACACCGACCTGGCCTCGCGCAAGAAGAACGATACCTTTATGGGCAAGCTCTCCGGCAAGTGGGTGCGCTTTGCCCGCACCGGCTACACCGGTGAGGATGGCTACGAGGTGTTTGTGGCCCCGGATGAGGCCCGGGCGGTCTGGGAGGCTTTGTTGGGAGCGGAAGTGACCCCATGTGGGCTGGGGGCGCGGGATACCCTGCGGCTCGAGGCGGGCTTCCCCCTCTATGGCCACGAGCTAACCGACGAGACCAGCCCCCTTTGTACGCCCTTTAGCTGGGTGATTAAGAGCCACAAGGAGTTTCACGGCAAAGAAGCTCTGCTAAAAAGCCCCTGCGAGCGGCAACTGGTGGGCTTGCAGGTGGAAGGGGGCATTCCCCGCGAGGGTTACCGGGTGATGCAGGGGGGGCGGGAAGTGGGTATTCTGACTTCGGGTACACATTCACCCGTGCTAAAGAAGGGTATCGGTATGGCGTATGTGAAGGCTAACCTGGCCGCCGTGGGGACGCCCCTCGAGGTCGAAATTCGCGGCAGAATGGCAGCCGCAACCGTGGTCGAGATGCCTTTTGTTAAGTTGTAGCCAGGTCTCGGAGAACCCTGACCCTGTGCTTTAGGGCTTGTTTGGCAATAAACTGACTGCCGAGGTGACATCATGAACTATCCTTCCGAGCTAAAGTACACCAAATCGCACGAGTGGGTTCGCCTCGAGGGCGACGTAGCCGTGGTGGGTATCACCGATTTTGCCCAGGATGCCCTGGGCGACGTGGTGTTCGTGGAACTGCCGCAGATGGGCAAGGTTGCCGAACCGGGGGCGGCGATAGCGGTGGTGGAGTCGGTCAAGACCGCCTCGGATATATACGCGCCGGTAGCGGGTGAGATCATCGAGGTGAACGATGCTTTGGGCGACAAACCTGAATTGCTTAACCAGTCGCCCTATGGAGAAGGGTGGCTGTTCAAGATGAAGGTCAATCCTGCCGACGTGGAGGGGCTTTTGTCGGCGGCGGATTATCAGGCTGTAGCGGAAAGCCAGTGATCTTTTTGAGCGTCGGGTGGGCAATGCATACCCAGTATTCGTTGAGCGCAATGCCCATTGGCTGCCAGACCCGTAACCGCGTACAACTGTATAACCGTCACTTTCAGACCTTCATCTGGTTGG includes the following:
- the mfd gene encoding transcription-repair coupling factor — encoded protein: MNTTAQSIHNHYLPGLPQVARALLFAQGEGPRVLLCPLERLSLYADLGSLGISAYVNPGLEAVGEAQVVVMSYEEALAPFPERPEDWRLVLEVGRSYLREDLLERLYRMGYLGEPDEDEKAGFRVRGEIVEIGEVRLEFFGDELDGLKVAGEARQRYVLTARVGKAETWDAHKILHFPGTVYLDTPALAPEALWPLIAGRDRVAFGLGGPELPSQHLPYRPLPPYRARLSQFVDDVHTWMGAGFSVVFFYRHPKSRSYLLHKLQGSGERGQGSGERSYALAPDTLRSTPILSPKPGTLNLVPAPFEGAFLDPERRTVYLSEAHLYAFGGAEVLRNRRVVAGEADPGALSVGDYLIHPEHGIGQYLGLETREVLGAKRDYLVLQYAGEGKMYLPVEQLPLLKRHPGTTDDPPALSSLGKGEWKRTREKAQRDAEELAQRMLVLHAKREATPGRAFGPLPEWDSLVEQNFPFELTPDQHKALEETLRDLEAPRPMERLISGDVGFGKTEVALRAAHRVVGHGAQVAVLVPTTLLAEQHKETFQKRLAGLPVRVAALSRFVSEREEREILKGLAQGTVDIVIGTHRLLSPDVRFKDLGLLVVDEEHRFGVAQKERIRELKEAVDTLFLSATPIPRTLYSALVGLRDLSSIQTAPPGRKPIQTVLAPYDPALVRQGIMDELERGGKAFYVHDRVATILARRQYLEALVPEARFGVVHGQMHEAEVEETMLAFAEGAFDVLLATTIIESGLDIPEANTILVERADKLGLAALYQLRGRVGRRQEEAYAYLFHPLRLTEGAERRLAAIADLSDLGSGHLLAEKDMEIRGVGNLLGPEQHGHIRAVSLEIYTELLSEAIRKLKGEKVEPERHVTLDLQLSARLTPEYIPSPEARSRYYGRLAETRNLAQLSRIAREIKERYGPAPEEVENFLALSKLRLVAQSKGVVSITEDMLHLQIAFETVRLDYDAKALRALPFRVEPTQYPPGFRIPKKGLDPKRFVEALSEVLYLVD
- a CDS encoding S9 family peptidase — its product is MRQLHALFALGLLWVAPLALGQNAVTIAELSRLRYGGGALVAERVLERNPSFTRYLVRYPSDGLTMYGFMNVPNTAGRFPVVIVIHGYVNPATYRTLAYTTRYADGLARAGFVTLHPNLRGHGLSQGSPEQGASRVLYAREILDLAAIVRAQAGRGALEKALPSVGLMGHSMGGGIAQRVAVLDPQIRAVLLYGTMHGDDLKNARQICFVFTNRQRGCNELNTPPETLAQISPINFYARIRAPVQVHHGTADTQTPYAWAEEICAALRKNNVSHQCFTYPGAGHTFRGNDYNTLMRRARSFFGQALRSGG
- a CDS encoding pyroglutamyl-peptidase I produces the protein MKILVTGFEPFAGLPHNPSSALLEHLPNRLGQAELVRATLPVDTLRAPEALQELYRRHQPAAALHLGLAAGRALLSLERLAVNLLDFEIADNGGHHLQDTPILPGGPLALHTRLPIRAIQARWAEAGIPGVVSNSAGLYLCNQVMYLALATLPLEAPAGFIHLPPDETLALHKPQAFVPLQTQAQAIRLALQVTLEQLPKTGPASTPQQKMPGTGASSSLPARKVESA
- a CDS encoding nucleotidyltransferase domain-containing protein; translation: METQLIESIEGVFAGYPQVQAAFLFGSRAFGEARPDSDWDLAVYLEPPELDPTLEILTDLVKAGFERTDLVVLNQAPPVLAFEVVRANKVIYRREGFCVGSYVSRVVREYWDLEPLLRIQREAMKRRWLG
- a CDS encoding ATP/GTP-binding protein, with product MSTINFAAREINFKIVYYGPGMSGKTTNLKWVFQQVPQNRKGEMVSLATEDERTLFFDFLPVDLGEVKGFKTRFHLYTVPGQVFYNASRKLILRGVDGLVFVADSAPNRLRANAESMRNLRENLAEYGIKAEDIPIVLQANKRDTPDALPVEMIQAVIDPEMRLPIFEAVATTGMGVFETLKAVSRQVLSRVAAAS
- the gcvT gene encoding glycine cleavage system aminomethyltransferase GcvT yields the protein MKTTPLHPAHLALGAKMLPFAGYEMPIQYTSITSEHLAVRGLAGMFDVSHMGEFWIRGPGALSFLQYATLNDVSKLKVGRAQYSMLPNAQGGLVDDIYIYRTGESEYLMVVNAANIEKDWAHLNSLKAGFEVELENASDFFALIAVQGPQAVAVLQKLSDTDLASRKKNDTFMGKLSGKWVRFARTGYTGEDGYEVFVAPDEARAVWEALLGAEVTPCGLGARDTLRLEAGFPLYGHELTDETSPLCTPFSWVIKSHKEFHGKEALLKSPCERQLVGLQVEGGIPREGYRVMQGGREVGILTSGTHSPVLKKGIGMAYVKANLAAVGTPLEVEIRGRMAAATVVEMPFVKL
- the hemW gene encoding radical SAM family heme chaperone HemW, which encodes MQGLYVHVPFCPTLCPYCDFHVVRRHGGVVAAFLERLAEEAKALYAQYPEPLKTLYFGGGTPSFLRSAELQALFAALPWDIREAEVTMEANPGTLNPERLQLLRGLGVNRLSLGVQSFQDEVLRTLGRAHGRKGALKAVEMSLEAGFRTSLDLILGLPGQDFAADLREARALGVGHISAYTLQIEPGTPFALANLQTDEEQEARAFEQAEEILGEAGFVRYEVSNFALPHQESRHNKLYWQLGFWGALGPGAAAHLPDLAGKALYAIRATNPPLPRWLAGEGPSVEEISPLEHVKEALMLGLRLAEGVEVGELERQTSLEVWEKLEPAVRELEGQKLLWARGKRIGVARAGVAILHGIILRLWEALEAK
- a CDS encoding roadblock/LC7 domain-containing protein, whose amino-acid sequence is MVEPAIALFGGAYEKALHVLEELLRESGARYVLLLDRKGFVLAHKEALWAPRPPALDSLATLIAGNAAATQALAKMLGEPRFNELLHQGATHGLYAEEVGELALLVVIFDNSAPVGRVKLFGKRAVQALEVITRDAVVQPGTLGIDHEYRDGASALLDELFGN
- the gcvH gene encoding glycine cleavage system protein GcvH; translation: MNYPSELKYTKSHEWVRLEGDVAVVGITDFAQDALGDVVFVELPQMGKVAEPGAAIAVVESVKTASDIYAPVAGEIIEVNDALGDKPELLNQSPYGEGWLFKMKVNPADVEGLLSAADYQAVAESQ